The Methanolacinia paynteri genome includes a region encoding these proteins:
- a CDS encoding flavodoxin, which produces MTEKSILTAYFSHSGNTRIVAEKIHEIVGGDIFEIVPVDPYPQQYNAVVEQAKSELDRDYRPPLKTKVGDIDSYDLIFVGYPDWWSTIPMPVASFLSGYDLSGKTIAPFCTHGGSGLGRSVADIRKLCPGSTVSDGLAVRAGNVKNSQEEIDNWLPEVGFRN; this is translated from the coding sequence ATGACTGAAAAATCAATACTCACGGCATATTTCTCGCATTCAGGCAACACACGTATAGTTGCGGAGAAGATACACGAAATAGTCGGCGGCGATATCTTCGAGATCGTTCCCGTGGACCCGTACCCGCAGCAGTATAACGCAGTTGTGGAGCAGGCTAAATCGGAGCTCGACCGGGATTACAGGCCGCCCCTTAAGACTAAAGTAGGGGACATTGACTCATACGATCTGATCTTCGTCGGTTATCCCGACTGGTGGAGCACTATACCAATGCCGGTTGCATCGTTCCTGTCCGGGTACGATCTCTCCGGAAAAACCATAGCACCATTCTGCACGCACGGCGGAAGCGGTCTCGGGCGAAGTGTCGCCGATATCAGGAAACTATGCCCCGGTTCGACCGTCTCCGACGGGCTTGCAGTCAGGGCAGGAAATGTAAAAAACTCGCAGGAAGAAATAGATAACTGGCTGCCTGAAGTAGGGTTCAGGAACTAG
- a CDS encoding aldo/keto reductase, translating to MLYRTVPKNGDELSVLGFGCMRLPVREDFSIDEEKATEQLHYAIDHGVNYIDTAWPYHMGESEPFLGRALAGGYREK from the coding sequence ATGCTATACAGAACAGTTCCGAAAAACGGAGACGAATTATCCGTACTCGGGTTTGGGTGCATGCGGCTTCCTGTCAGGGAAGACTTTTCGATAGATGAAGAAAAGGCCACAGAACAGCTGCATTACGCGATCGATCACGGTGTGAACTATATCGACACCGCCTGGCCTTATCATATGGGAGAGAGCGAGCCCTTCCTGGGCCGTGCACTTGCCGGCGGGTACCGCGAGAAGG
- a CDS encoding aldo/keto reductase, with protein DLWDNVKELGITDFLDEAKADGRIVNAGFSFHGATEDFRRIVDAYDWDFCLIQYNFLDEKNQAGTAGLEYAASKGLAVIIMEPLRGGNLTRVIPKSVEEIWNEAPVKRTPAEWALRWIWNHPEVTVVLSGMNDDENIRENLRIADEAYPGSLTEEELQLVKRVEGKYRELMKVGCTGCQYCMPCPEGVNIPLCFEHYNNLNLADDPDQVKFMYASQMGGVLSVGEPQYASLCIECGQCIEKCPQHIDIPEVLKCVVEEMEGPGFEERVAAAREIFKKK; from the coding sequence GACCTGTGGGACAATGTAAAAGAACTGGGGATAACGGATTTCCTCGACGAGGCCAAAGCCGACGGACGGATTGTGAATGCAGGTTTCTCATTCCATGGTGCCACTGAGGATTTCAGGCGTATAGTAGACGCCTACGACTGGGACTTCTGCCTGATACAGTACAACTTCCTCGACGAGAAGAACCAGGCGGGAACGGCCGGTCTCGAATACGCCGCTTCGAAGGGGCTTGCAGTTATCATCATGGAGCCGCTTCGCGGGGGGAACCTGACAAGAGTGATACCGAAGTCCGTTGAGGAGATCTGGAACGAAGCACCGGTAAAGAGGACACCGGCCGAATGGGCGCTCCGCTGGATCTGGAACCATCCCGAGGTCACTGTCGTTCTTTCGGGTATGAACGACGATGAAAATATCCGCGAGAACCTCAGGATCGCGGACGAGGCATACCCCGGTTCACTTACCGAAGAAGAGTTGCAGCTTGTAAAGAGAGTCGAAGGCAAATACCGTGAACTGATGAAAGTCGGCTGCACCGGCTGCCAGTACTGTATGCCCTGCCCGGAGGGAGTGAACATCCCGCTCTGTTTCGAGCATTACAACAACCTGAATCTCGCCGACGACCCCGACCAGGTAAAATTCATGTATGCTTCACAAATGGGCGGCGTTCTCTCCGTAGGCGAGCCGCAGTATGCATCACTGTGCATCGAATGCGGACAGTGTATCGAGAAGTGCCCACAGCATATCGATATCCCCGAAGTCCTGAAATGCGTCGTCGAGGAGATGGAAGGGCCGGGCTTTGAGGAGAGAGTTGCAGCGGCAAGAGAGATATTCAAGAAGAAATGA
- a CDS encoding flavodoxin family protein — protein MKIIGIASSPRKGGNSQTLVEHILSGAREEGAETELIRLCERNIQPCTGCNSCKDGSGCIIQDSMEDLCDTLAEADALVFGSPIYWSRLNAQAYPFIDRLYALLRPDFSTDFPKGKKMAVALTCGGMEEEQLKPVNDYLKFIFGFLGFTDAGFVWQNQCYMPDDLAKYPDKIKEAEQLGRSLVK, from the coding sequence ATGAAGATAATCGGTATTGCATCAAGCCCGCGAAAAGGCGGGAACAGCCAGACGCTTGTAGAGCATATACTCTCCGGTGCACGGGAAGAGGGAGCGGAGACCGAATTGATAAGGCTCTGCGAGAGAAACATCCAGCCCTGCACGGGATGCAACAGCTGCAAGGACGGGAGCGGCTGCATCATACAGGACAGCATGGAGGATCTATGCGACACTCTTGCAGAAGCGGATGCTTTGGTCTTCGGCTCCCCGATCTACTGGTCGAGGCTGAACGCACAGGCGTATCCGTTCATCGACAGGCTGTATGCCCTATTAAGACCGGACTTTTCCACAGATTTTCCCAAGGGCAAAAAGATGGCCGTTGCACTTACCTGCGGCGGAATGGAAGAGGAACAGCTGAAACCTGTAAACGACTACCTGAAATTCATCTTCGGGTTCCTTGGATTTACCGATGCAGGTTTCGTCTGGCAGAACCAGTGCTATATGCCTGACGATCTTGCGAAATATCCCGACAAGATCAAAGAGGCGGAGCAGCTGGGAAGATCCCTGGTAAAATAA
- the putP gene encoding sodium/proline symporter PutP: MVGNELEILAAFVVYLGIMVTIGFLYYKKTNSVSDYILGGRGLNKFVTALSAEASDMSGWLLIGVPGLAYLSGMSVIWIAIGLIIGTFLNWKFIAKRLRVYTKNANDSLTLPDFFKNRFGDNSDIIGAISAIFILIFFLIYTSAQFVASGKLFNTVFGVDYTTALLIGSLIVVLYTFTGGFKAVCLTDFIQGCLMFFALLIVPIMALAILGGPGEAIAGIEQINPALLNPFVNPDGSPLTIIAVVSMLAWGLGYFGQPHILVRFMAIKNPGEIKEARTVAMVWVIISLFAAVAIGVIGRVFLPQTLGGSESETVFMIMTGEVFFSFLAGIVFCGILAAIMSTASSQLLVSASAVSQDLYKTYLKSDATDRQLIWISRFSVLAVAICAILIAVNPDSFVFNIVSYAWAGFGAAFGPIVIMALFWKRTTLQGALAGIIVGGLTVLIWMQFEFFGLYEIVPGFIFSMIAIYVVSIHTPPPDEAIVKVFEETEKELTESPD; encoded by the coding sequence ATGGTTGGCAACGAACTGGAAATACTGGCGGCTTTTGTCGTCTATCTTGGCATAATGGTCACGATCGGTTTTTTGTATTACAAAAAGACGAACAGTGTCAGTGACTATATCCTCGGGGGAAGAGGACTAAACAAGTTTGTAACGGCGCTTAGTGCTGAAGCATCAGATATGAGCGGGTGGCTCCTCATAGGAGTTCCCGGCCTGGCATACCTTTCGGGAATGTCGGTCATATGGATCGCAATCGGGCTTATTATCGGAACATTCCTGAACTGGAAATTCATCGCGAAGAGGCTCAGGGTCTATACCAAAAATGCGAACGACTCCCTTACCCTTCCCGACTTTTTCAAGAACAGGTTCGGCGACAACTCCGATATCATCGGCGCCATCTCGGCTATTTTTATCCTGATCTTCTTCCTGATATATACGTCCGCACAGTTCGTTGCCAGCGGAAAACTGTTCAATACCGTATTCGGGGTAGATTATACGACCGCTCTTCTCATAGGATCGCTGATAGTCGTACTGTATACCTTCACCGGCGGATTCAAGGCTGTGTGCCTGACGGACTTCATCCAGGGCTGCCTGATGTTCTTCGCCCTCCTCATCGTCCCGATCATGGCGCTCGCAATCCTCGGGGGTCCGGGAGAAGCAATTGCAGGAATCGAACAGATCAATCCCGCACTCTTAAACCCGTTCGTCAATCCGGACGGAAGCCCTCTTACGATCATCGCCGTCGTATCCATGCTCGCCTGGGGTCTCGGCTACTTCGGGCAGCCGCACATCCTCGTCAGGTTCATGGCGATCAAAAATCCCGGAGAAATAAAGGAAGCAAGAACAGTCGCGATGGTCTGGGTCATCATATCGCTTTTTGCGGCGGTGGCTATAGGAGTGATCGGGAGAGTGTTCCTCCCGCAGACTCTCGGGGGTTCCGAATCGGAGACTGTCTTCATGATCATGACGGGCGAAGTCTTCTTCTCCTTTTTGGCAGGAATAGTATTCTGCGGAATTCTCGCGGCAATCATGAGCACCGCCTCATCGCAGCTTCTTGTGAGTGCGTCCGCGGTCTCGCAGGATCTGTACAAGACGTATCTCAAATCCGACGCAACTGACAGGCAGCTGATCTGGATAAGCAGGTTCTCTGTTCTTGCGGTCGCGATCTGTGCAATCTTGATTGCGGTTAACCCGGACAGCTTCGTGTTCAACATCGTCTCGTATGCATGGGCGGGCTTCGGTGCGGCGTTTGGTCCGATCGTGATTATGGCGCTCTTCTGGAAGAGAACCACTCTGCAGGGAGCCCTTGCGGGAATCATCGTGGGAGGACTGACTGTCCTCATATGGATGCAGTTCGAATTCTTCGGCCTGTACGAGATTGTTCCCGGTTTCATATTCTCGATGATAGCGATCTACGTGGTAAGTATCCACACTCCTCCGCCCGACGAGGCAATTGTAAAGGTCTTTGAAGAGACGGAAAAAGAGCTGACTGAAAGTCCCGACTGA